The Microcoleus sp. AS-A8 genome has a window encoding:
- a CDS encoding amino acid adenylation domain-containing protein has translation MQTLQGFRLSPQQKHLWLLQQDSLAYCASCAIQIEGNLNVQALKSALNQIVNRHESLRTTFHRQPGIKIPIQVIAESGTLSWNQVNLKELNFQEQSAYIEQLFQDTGGFNFKSKPESILSSSLLTLSDNQHILLVTLPAFCADSWTLKNLVKEISQTYQAYFKDENLPDEEPVQYIQFSEWQNELLEDEDAETGKGYWRNQAFPNLALPFEGKSQSSARFEPEVYTVKINPDVAAKLDAIATLYKTSLSEVLFACWYTLLWRLTGQSDIAISTVYSGRKYEELHEILGLLAKWLPVRCSLQKNFNFSEVLSQLGENLREVDQWQDYFVGEERTDSVNDAVNFPISFEFEEWSEQYRAGDVYFSICQQYVCFDRFKLKLNCVRREESLTAEFHYDTELFDQEAIQCIVEQFQTLVESAANNPEAVVSELNIISDRTRDHLLVELNNTQSNYPQTQCIHHLFEQQVERTPDNIAVVFENQQLTYAELNAKANQLAHYLKRQGVGAEVLVGIYAERSLNSIIALLGILKAGGAYLPVDTALPQESLAFRLQDAKVPVLLTQQGLLKREDAQPQTVVYLDADWEIIAQESDANPTSELTPENLAYVLYTSGSTGQPKGVAIEHQQMLNYLHAILEKLELPAGASFAMVSTFAADLGNTVIFPALYTGGCLHIVSQERASDPEALAEYFQRHPIDCLKIVPSHLATLLASSASSSLLPRQCLVLGGEAASWDLIEKVQQYAPNCRILNHYGPTETTVGVLTYPVKSKGDSYNAKTVPIGRAIANTQVYLLDEQLQPVPIGVPGEIYIGGAPLARGYLNRPELTAEKFIPVENLRGQDAHPTRVYKTGDKARYLPDGNIEFLGRVDYQVKIRGFRIELGEIEAVLSQHSGVRQAVVSLSEDESGTKRLIGYVVPKQQQAPNISDLRQFCLNKLPEYMVPSAFVPLKSLPLTPNGKIDRRALPAPEQTRPELEGIYVAPRTSIEAQLAEIWTKVLGLEKVGIHDNFFDLGGHSLLITQLLAKVRDTFKVNLSLRSLFKDPTVANIAKKIAIAQQAKPGSKVEEDAIDLKAEAVLDSTIHPNGIPYNPDIAPTTIFLTGATGFLGAFLLYELLQQTQSAIYCLVRAETIESGKKKIQHSLESYLLWDESLNSRIIPVLGDLSQPLLGLSEEMFQQMASQVDVIYHNGAFVNFTYPYSALKAANVLGTQEVLRLASQIKAKPVHFISTISVVVPNNRDVSLVREQDSLDEAKIPSNGYTQSKWVAEKLVTIARERGLPICIYRPGRISGHSQTGACNPGDHTYRMIKGCIQLGSIPNQDIQLNFSPVDYVSQAIVSLSNQKESIGKAFHLVNPQPLPLKEMANYIRSLGYPIELVGYEQWRSQLINTADSSENALYPLLSIFAEETSNTQSKNSAIRKLDCQNTLTGLAKTSISCPPVDAELFSTYFSYLIQTGFLNSPALQLQTT, from the coding sequence TTTTGCTCGTAACGTTGCCAGCGTTCTGTGCAGATAGTTGGACACTAAAAAACCTGGTTAAAGAAATCAGCCAAACCTATCAAGCTTATTTCAAGGACGAAAATTTACCCGATGAAGAACCCGTACAATACATCCAATTCTCTGAATGGCAGAATGAACTTCTAGAGGACGAGGATGCCGAAACTGGAAAAGGTTACTGGCGTAATCAAGCTTTTCCAAATCTAGCGCTTCCGTTTGAGGGTAAATCTCAGAGTTCAGCGCGATTTGAGCCGGAAGTTTATACTGTAAAAATTAATCCCGATGTTGCGGCTAAGCTGGATGCGATCGCTACTTTATATAAGACCAGCCTTTCTGAAGTATTATTTGCCTGCTGGTATACCTTACTTTGGCGACTCACAGGACAGTCAGATATTGCCATCAGCACGGTTTACAGTGGCAGAAAATATGAAGAATTGCATGAAATTCTAGGACTGTTAGCAAAATGGTTGCCTGTCCGCTGTTCTTTGCAAAAAAACTTTAATTTTAGCGAAGTCTTGTCACAACTTGGCGAAAATTTGCGTGAAGTTGACCAATGGCAGGACTATTTTGTAGGGGAAGAAAGAACAGATTCTGTTAACGATGCTGTAAACTTCCCGATTAGTTTTGAATTTGAGGAATGGTCCGAGCAGTATCGTGCTGGTGATGTTTATTTTTCGATTTGTCAGCAGTATGTCTGCTTCGATCGCTTCAAGTTGAAGCTTAACTGTGTTCGTAGAGAAGAGTCTCTTACGGCAGAATTTCACTACGATACTGAGCTATTTGATCAAGAAGCAATTCAATGCATAGTAGAGCAATTTCAGACATTGGTTGAAAGTGCTGCCAACAATCCAGAGGCGGTAGTGAGTGAGTTGAATATAATTAGCGATCGCACTCGCGATCACCTACTCGTTGAACTCAACAACACCCAATCCAACTATCCTCAAACCCAGTGCATTCATCATCTATTTGAACAGCAGGTAGAACGCACACCGGATAACATTGCCGTTGTCTTTGAAAACCAGCAGCTAACTTATGCCGAACTCAATGCAAAAGCTAATCAACTCGCGCATTATTTGAAGCGGCAGGGTGTTGGTGCTGAGGTGTTGGTGGGAATTTATGCCGAGCGATCGCTCAATAGTATCATCGCTTTACTCGGTATTCTCAAAGCTGGTGGAGCCTACTTACCCGTCGATACGGCATTACCTCAAGAAAGTTTAGCCTTCCGGTTGCAGGATGCTAAAGTTCCCGTTCTGTTGACGCAACAAGGACTCCTCAAACGGGAGGATGCTCAACCTCAGACTGTGGTTTATCTGGATGCAGATTGGGAAATCATTGCTCAAGAATCTGATGCCAATCCTACCAGCGAACTAACACCGGAAAACTTAGCCTATGTACTCTACACCTCTGGTTCTACAGGTCAACCTAAAGGTGTTGCCATTGAACATCAGCAAATGCTGAATTACCTGCACGCCATCTTGGAGAAATTGGAACTGCCTGCTGGTGCCAGCTTCGCGATGGTTTCCACCTTCGCCGCAGATTTAGGCAACACGGTAATTTTTCCCGCTTTGTATACGGGCGGATGCTTGCATATCGTATCCCAAGAGCGAGCTTCTGACCCCGAAGCGTTAGCAGAGTACTTCCAGCGCCATCCCATCGACTGTCTTAAAATCGTTCCCTCCCACCTCGCTACCCTCTTAGCCTCCTCGGCGTCCTCCTCTCTCCTGCCGCGCCAATGTCTTGTGCTGGGTGGTGAAGCGGCAAGTTGGGATTTAATTGAAAAAGTCCAGCAGTATGCACCAAACTGTCGAATTCTCAACCACTACGGGCCGACAGAAACTACCGTTGGCGTTCTCACCTATCCAGTTAAGAGCAAGGGCGATAGTTATAACGCCAAAACCGTTCCCATTGGTCGTGCGATCGCAAATACCCAAGTTTACCTACTCGACGAACAATTGCAACCCGTACCCATCGGCGTACCAGGAGAAATTTATATCGGTGGTGCCCCTTTAGCTAGGGGTTATCTCAATCGTCCCGAACTAACTGCTGAGAAGTTTATTCCTGTAGAAAATTTGCGGGGACAAGATGCCCACCCCACAAGAGTTTACAAAACTGGGGATAAGGCACGTTATTTACCCGATGGCAATATTGAGTTTCTTGGACGGGTAGACTATCAAGTTAAAATCCGAGGTTTCCGTATTGAACTCGGAGAAATCGAGGCGGTACTGAGTCAGCACTCAGGAGTGCGGCAAGCAGTTGTCTCGCTGTCTGAAGATGAATCGGGTACCAAGCGATTAATCGGTTATGTAGTTCCCAAGCAACAGCAGGCACCCAACATTAGCGACTTGCGCCAGTTCTGTTTAAACAAATTACCTGAATACATGGTGCCTTCAGCGTTTGTACCGCTCAAATCACTGCCACTAACGCCAAACGGTAAAATTGACCGTCGTGCCTTGCCAGCACCAGAACAAACTCGTCCCGAACTTGAAGGAATCTATGTCGCACCGCGCACTTCAATAGAGGCACAGTTGGCTGAGATTTGGACGAAAGTCCTCGGTTTGGAAAAAGTAGGCATCCACGACAATTTCTTCGATTTGGGGGGACATTCCCTACTCATTACTCAGCTACTTGCTAAGGTGCGAGATACTTTTAAAGTCAATCTATCCTTGCGTAGTCTGTTTAAAGACCCTACTGTAGCTAACATCGCCAAAAAAATTGCGATAGCACAACAGGCAAAACCGGGTAGCAAAGTTGAGGAAGATGCGATCGACCTGAAAGCTGAGGCAGTTTTAGACTCCACCATTCACCCAAATGGTATTCCTTATAACCCGGATATTGCCCCGACAACTATCTTTTTAACTGGCGCAACAGGTTTCTTAGGAGCTTTTTTACTTTACGAACTCCTACAGCAAACTCAATCCGCTATTTACTGCTTAGTGCGTGCTGAAACTATTGAGTCAGGTAAGAAGAAGATTCAACACAGTCTCGAATCTTACTTACTTTGGGATGAATCGTTGAATTCCAGAATTATCCCAGTCCTCGGAGACCTATCTCAACCCCTTTTAGGTCTTTCCGAAGAAATGTTTCAACAGATGGCAAGTCAAGTTGATGTCATCTATCACAATGGTGCGTTCGTTAACTTTACCTATCCCTACTCTGCACTCAAGGCAGCGAATGTACTCGGCACTCAGGAAGTTCTGAGATTAGCTAGCCAAATTAAAGCCAAACCCGTCCATTTCATTTCGACTATTAGTGTTGTTGTCCCGAACAATCGTGATGTTTCACTTGTTCGAGAGCAAGACAGCCTCGATGAGGCTAAAATCCCATCGAATGGCTATACTCAAAGCAAATGGGTGGCTGAAAAGTTAGTCACGATTGCGCGAGAACGAGGACTTCCTATCTGTATTTATCGTCCGGGACGCATATCAGGACACAGCCAAACGGGAGCTTGTAATCCTGGCGATCATACCTACAGAATGATTAAAGGCTGTATTCAACTTGGAAGTATCCCAAACCAGGATATCCAGTTAAATTTCAGTCCCGTTGATTATGTCAGTCAAGCCATTGTTTCTCTCTCAAACCAGAAGGAATCCATAGGGAAAGCATTTCATCTGGTCAATCCTCAACCGTTACCGTTGAAGGAGATGGCTAACTATATTCGCTCCTTGGGTTATCCGATTGAGTTAGTAGGTTATGAGCAGTGGCGATCGCAACTAATTAATACAGCAGATTCCTCAGAAAATGCCTTGTATCCACTGCTGTCTATTTTCGCTGAAGAAACCAGCAACACCCAGTCCAAAAACTCAGCAATCCGAAAATTAGATTGCCAGAATACTCTCACTGGACTTGCCAAAACCTCAATCAGTTGTCCTCCAGTTGATGCTGAATTATTCAGTACTTACTTCTCATACCTGATTCAAACGGGTTTCCTGAATTCTCCGGCGCTTCAACTTCAAACGACTTAG
- a CDS encoding aspartate aminotransferase family protein, giving the protein MTLKLQTQTGQYLKDFIQHYNQRTKKSKQISQKIRPFLADNKASSLFSLPLKEISYPIVGKRSFGSKIWDVDDNEYIDLIMGYGANLFGHNPPFIKQAIEEQLDLGIHLGTQSEVAGEVAELICELTQMERVAFSNTGTEAIMTAIRLARTVTNRTKIALFSGSYHGHFDGTLVKAQPGNGTLHAAAKAPGIPANIVKDILILEYGNPHSLDIIKDHESELAAVLVEPVQTSNLSLQPKEFLQQLRQLTKEAGIALIFDEMVSGFRIHPGGAQAWFGIQADLATYGKIVGGGMPIGVIAGRAAYMDALDGGMWNYGDDSYPQAKQTFFAGTYCKHPLAMAAARAVLNHLKRHGASLQEQLNQRTSQLAEELNAYFEEDKLSLKIENFGSLFGFTASGSLAVSQDSDSQTIAQLLIYYKLLDKGILLRGNGGFISTAHTDKDINSLIQAVRDSITELRKGGLLG; this is encoded by the coding sequence ATGACATTAAAACTACAGACTCAAACAGGCCAATATCTTAAAGATTTTATCCAACACTACAACCAGCGCACAAAAAAATCCAAACAAATTTCTCAAAAAATCCGCCCCTTTTTAGCTGATAATAAAGCTTCCTCACTTTTCAGTCTTCCCTTAAAGGAAATATCTTATCCGATTGTAGGAAAACGCTCTTTTGGCTCCAAAATATGGGATGTGGATGATAACGAATACATAGACCTGATAATGGGATATGGAGCGAACTTATTTGGTCACAACCCACCGTTCATTAAACAGGCTATAGAAGAGCAACTAGATTTAGGCATCCACCTCGGCACCCAATCAGAAGTTGCGGGTGAAGTTGCCGAGTTAATTTGTGAACTAACCCAGATGGAGCGGGTAGCTTTTAGCAATACGGGTACAGAAGCGATAATGACGGCAATTCGACTCGCTCGAACTGTAACTAACCGTACCAAAATTGCTTTATTTTCCGGGTCTTATCACGGTCATTTTGATGGAACGCTGGTTAAAGCACAACCGGGAAATGGCACTCTTCACGCCGCAGCTAAGGCACCGGGAATTCCAGCCAATATCGTGAAAGATATTTTGATTTTAGAGTACGGAAATCCTCATTCACTCGATATTATTAAAGACCACGAAAGCGAATTAGCCGCTGTTCTCGTTGAACCCGTACAAACCAGCAACCTCAGCTTACAGCCCAAAGAATTTCTCCAGCAGTTAAGACAACTGACAAAAGAAGCTGGAATCGCCTTAATTTTTGATGAGATGGTGAGCGGTTTTCGCATTCATCCAGGTGGGGCGCAAGCGTGGTTTGGCATTCAAGCCGATTTAGCCACCTATGGAAAAATTGTTGGCGGTGGAATGCCGATAGGCGTTATTGCGGGTAGGGCGGCTTACATGGATGCGCTCGATGGTGGAATGTGGAATTATGGAGATGACTCCTATCCTCAGGCGAAACAAACATTTTTTGCAGGCACTTATTGTAAACATCCTTTAGCAATGGCGGCGGCACGAGCTGTACTTAATCATTTAAAGAGGCATGGTGCTTCACTTCAGGAACAATTAAATCAACGCACTTCGCAATTAGCTGAAGAATTAAATGCTTATTTTGAAGAAGATAAATTATCACTTAAAATCGAAAATTTTGGTTCACTTTTTGGCTTTACCGCTTCTGGGAGTTTAGCTGTATCGCAGGATTCTGATTCACAAACTATTGCACAACTCTTAATCTACTACAAACTGCTTGACAAGGGAATCTTACTAAGAGGAAATGGTGGTTTTATATCCACAGCCCATACTGATAAGGATATTAACTCTCTAATTCAAGCTGTTCGAGATAGCATAACAGAACTGCGAAAAGGAGGATTATTAGGGTGA